In the Gossypium arboreum isolate Shixiya-1 chromosome 10, ASM2569848v2, whole genome shotgun sequence genome, one interval contains:
- the LOC108487425 gene encoding cysteine-rich receptor-like protein kinase 42 has protein sequence MEFSAFKQTYWRWVFLLISSLLVSSTLGDPRITNAGLFCGVSQALNGTNYVPDFTELMKELSDGISNNHFASYRLNSSLPMYGLTQCYEDLKQTDCLLCYAEARTRIPRCLPRSARIFLDGCFLRYDYDNNFFQEAVSPVDTVNCSTNNVTMYREVNNRRVNLFETNVEYAVGNVTSIALRKGRFGTAGVDGIYALAQCWESLTPEGCRQCLQNASMSVRRCMPGDEGRALNAGCYLRYSTRKFYNEGGDSADDHGISIGVIIAIVSATSAFLTLAISAAYIIYTKVSKRRRELENLGRISKKFDKSGLKFKYETLEKATDYFSLSRKLGQGGAGSVFMGILPDGKTVAVKRLVYNTRQWVDDFFNEVNLISRIQHKNLVKLLGASIEGPESLLVYEYVPNKSLDQFIFDEEKSKLLNWKQRLNIIVGTAEGLAHLHGGGSHVRIIHRDIKCSNVLLDDNLNAKIADFGLVRCLATEKSHLSTGIAGTLGYMAPEYLVRGQLSEKADVYSFGVLVLEIVCGKKNSSFTTTGSLLQTVWTLYRSNVLAEAIDPCIRDEMSEKEAPEVLQVGLLCTQASVLLRPSMAEVVQMLTDKDYEIPTPNQPPFLNANVLEAASSSRSCSTDSFVNNALKKIQGSGTSSDTTRTRSSEDASRTL, from the exons ATGGAGTTTTCAGCCTTCAAACAAACGTACTGGAGATGGGTTTTCTTGTTGATATCTTCTTTGTTAGTTTCCAGCACTTTGGGTGATCCAAGAATTACAAACGCGGGGCTGTTCTGCGGCGTCTCCCAGGCGCTGAACGGGACGAACTACGTTCCGGATTTCACTGAGTTGATGAAAGAGCTGTCAGATGGGATCAGCAATAATCACTTTGCTTCATATCGGCTCAACTCTTCTCTTCCAATGTATGGATTGACTCAGTGCTATGAAGATTTAAAGCAAACGGATTGCCTCCTTTGCTATGCGGAGGCAAGGACTCGAATCCCGCGTTGCCTTCCTCGCTCAGCTCGAATCTTCCTTGATGGCTGCTTCTTGCGTTACGATTATGATAACAACTTCTTTCAAGAAGCTGTTTCGCCGGTGGATACCGTGAATTGCAGTACCAACAACGTAACGATGTATCGTGAAGTAAATAACAGGAGGGTGAATTTGTTTGAGACAAACGTTGAGTATGCAGTTGGGAATGTAACGAGTATTGCTTTGAGAAAAGGAAGATTCGGGACGGCGGGGGTGGATGGGATTTATGCATTGGCGCAGTGTTGGGAGAGTCTTACGCCGGAAGGGTGCCGGCAGTGCCTGCAGAACGCGTCGATGTCGGTCAGGAGATGCATGCCCGGAGATGAAGGCAGAGCTTTGAATGCTGGGTGTTATTTGAGGTACTCCACCAGGAAGTTCTATAATGAAGGGGGAGATTCTGCGGATGATCATG GGATTTCAATTGGAGTCATCATCGCAATTGTCTCAGCAACATCTGCATTCCTAACACTAGCTATTTCAGCAGCTTATATTATATATACAAAAGTATCAAAGAGGAGAAGAG AGCTCGAAAATCTCGGCCGCATTTCGAAAAAGTTTGACAAATCGGGTTTGAAGTTCAAGTACGAAACTCTTGAGAAAGCAACAGATTATTTCAGTCTTTCAAGGAAACTAGGCCAAGGAGGAGCTGGTTCAGTGTTCATGGGGATTCTTCCTGATGGAAAAACCGTAGCTGTAAAGAGATTGGTATATAATACGAGACAATGGGTCGACGACTTCTTTAATGAAGTTAATTTGATCAGTAGAATCCAACACAAGAATCTGGTGAAGCTTCTTGGTGCTAGCATTGAGGGCCCCGAGAGTCTCCTGGTTTATGAATATGTGCCCAACAAAAGCCTTGATCAGTTCATTTTTG ATGAGGAGAAATCAAAACTTCTAAACTGGAAGCAGAGGTTAAATATAATTGTTGGAACAGCTGAGGGTTTAGCTCATCTTCATGGAGGTGGGTCTCATGTAAGGATAATCCACAGGGACATTAAGTGCAGCAATGTTCTTTTAGATGATAATCTCAATGCGAAGATTGCGGATTTTGGGCTCGTTCGATGCTTAGCTACTGAAAAGAGCCATCTTAGCACTGGGATTGCTGGAACACT CGGATACATGGCTCCTGAATACCTTGTTCGAGGTCAACTTTCTGAGAAAGCAGATGTTTATAGCTTTGGAGTGCTTGTTCTTGAGATTGTATGTGGTAAAAAGAATAGTAGCTTCACAACGACTGGTTCCCTTTTACAAACG GTTTGGACACTTTACAGATCAAATGTATTGGCTGAAGCTATAGATCCTTGCATAAGAGATGAAATGTCTGAAAAAGAGGCCCCAGAAGTGCTTCAGGTTGGGCTATTATGCACACAAGCTTCGGTTCTCTTAAGACCATCAATGGCAGAAGTGGTTCAGATGTTAACCGATAAAGATTACGAAATTCCAACACCAAACCAACCACCATTCTTAAACGCTAATGTGCTTGAAGCAGCAAGTTCATCAAGGTCTTGTAGCACTGACAGTTTCGTTAACAATGCATTGAAAAAAATTCAGGGTTCCGGTACTTCCTCCGACACTACCAGGACTCGTAGTTCAGAAGATGCATCAAGAACACTGTGA